The proteins below come from a single Ochotona princeps isolate mOchPri1 chromosome 13, mOchPri1.hap1, whole genome shotgun sequence genomic window:
- the ZDHHC16 gene encoding palmitoyltransferase ZDHHC16 isoform X6 — MRGHRSLLLGPARLCLRLLLLLGSRRRCPPLLRGLVQRWRYGRVCLRSLLYNSFGGSDTAVDAAFEPVYWLVDNVIRWFGVVFVVLVIVLTGSIVAIAYLCVLPLILRTYSVPRLCWHFFYSHWNLILIVFHYYQAITTPPGYPPQGRNDIASVSICKKCIYPKPARTHHCSICNSYGSWDLFREAYAAIETYHQTPPPTFSFRERMTHKSLVYLWFLCSSVALALGALTIWHAVLISRGETSIERHINKKERRRLQAKGRVFRNPYNYGCLDNWKVFLGVDTGRHWLTRVLLPSSHLPHGNGMLWEPPPWVAAHSASVMAV, encoded by the exons ATGCGGGGCCATCGGAGCCTGCTACTGGGGCCGGCCCGCCTCTGCCTGCGCCTGCTTCTGCTCCTGGGCTCCAGGCGCCGCTGCCCACCTCTGCTGCGTGGCCTGGTACAGCGCTGGCGCTATGGCCGAGTCTGCCTGCGCTCCCTGCTCTACAACTCCTTCGGGGGCAGTGACACTGCCGTTGATGCTGCCTTTGAGCCTGTCTACTGGCTGGTGGACAACGTGATCCGCTGGTTTGGGGTG GTGTTCGTGGTGCTGGTGATCGTGCTGACGGGCTCTATTGTGGCCATCGCCTATTTGTGTGTCCTTCCCCTCATTCTCCGAACCTACTCAGTGCCACGACTCTGCTGGCATTTCTTCTATAGCCACTGGAATCTGATCCTCATTGTCTTCCACTACTACCAGGCCATCACTACTCCACCTGGGTATCCACCCCAG GGCAGGAATGACATTGCCTCAGTGTCCATCTGTAAGAAGTGTATTTACCCCAAGCCAGCCCGCACACACCACTGCAGCATCTGCAATAG CTATGGAAGCTGGGACCTCTTCCGGGAGGCTTACGCTGCCATTGAG actTATCATCAGACTCCACCACCCACCTTCTCCTTTCGAGAACGGATGACTCATAAGAGTCTTGTCTACCTCTGGTTCCTGTGCAG TTCTGTGGCGCTTGCCCTGGGTGCGCTAACTATATGGCACGCTGTTCTCATCAGTCGAGGCGAGACCAGCATTGAGAGGCACATCAACAAGAAGGAGAGACGTCGGCTACAGGCCAAGGGCAGA GTATTTAGGAACCCTTACAACTATGGCTGCTTGGACAACTGGAAGGTATTCCTGGGTGTGGACACAGGCAG GCATTGGCTTACCCGGGTGCTGTTGCCTTCTAGTCACCTGCCCCATGGGAACGGAATGCTCTGGGAGCCACCGCCTTGGGTGGCTGCTCATTCAGCCTCTGTGATGGCTGTGTGA
- the EXOSC1 gene encoding exosome complex component CSL4 — MRRRLRFHPGCGTGVAMAPPVRYCIPGERLCNLEEGTPGSGTYTRHGYIFSSLAGCLTKTSENGALPVVSVMRETESQLLPDVGAIVTCKVSSINSRFAKVQILYVGSTPLKNSFRGTIRKEDIRATEKDKVEIYKSFRPGDIVLAKVISLGDAQSNYLLTTAENELGVVVAHSESGVQMVPISWCEMQCPRTHTKEFRKVARVQPEFLQT, encoded by the exons ATGAGACGTCGGCTTCGTTTTCATCCGGGCTGTGGGACAGGGGTGGCAATGGCGCCTCCCGTCCGGTACTGTATCCCCG GCGAGCGTCTGTGTAACCTGGAAGAGGGCACCCCGGGCAGCGGTACCTACACGCGGCACGGCTACATCTTTTCCTCCCTTGCCGGCTGTCTGACGAAGACGAGCGAGAACGGCGCG CTTCCTGTGGTATCTGtgatgagagagacagaatccCAGTTACTTCCAGATGTGGGAGCTATTGTAACATGCAAG GTCTCCAGCATCAATTCGCGGTTTGCCAAAGTACAAATTCTCTACGTGGGATCCACACCTCTCAAGAACTCCTTTCGAGGAACAATCCG gaAGGAAGATATCCGAGCCACTGAAAAAGACAAG GTTGAAATTTACAAGAGCTTCCGTCCTGGGGACATTGTGTTGGCCAAAGTG ATCTCTCTGGGTGACGCACAGTCTAATTACCTGCTGACTACTGCTGAAAATGAGCTGGGAGTAGTGGTGGCGCACAGTGAGTCAG GTGTCCAGATGGTGCCCATCAGCTGGTGTGAGATGCAGTGCCCTAGGACCCACACCAAAGAATTCCGGAAAGTGGCCCGAGTACAGCCTGAATTCCTGCAGACCTAA
- the ZDHHC16 gene encoding palmitoyltransferase ZDHHC16 isoform X5 codes for MRGHRSLLLGPARLCLRLLLLLGSRRRCPPLLRGLVQRWRYGRVCLRSLLYNSFGGSDTAVDAAFEPVYWLVDNVIRWFGVVFVVLVIVLTGSIVAIAYLCVLPLILRTYSVPRLCWHFFYSHWNLILIVFHYYQAITTPPGYPPQGRNDIASVSICKKCIYPKPARTHHCSICNRCVLKMDHHCPWLNNCVGHYNHRYFFSFCFFMTLGCVYCSYGSWDLFREAYAAIETYHQTPPPTFSFRERMTHKSLVYLWFLCSSVALALGALTIWHAVLISRGETSIERHINKKERRRLQAKGRVFRNPYNYGCLDNWKVFLGVDTGR; via the exons ATGCGGGGCCATCGGAGCCTGCTACTGGGGCCGGCCCGCCTCTGCCTGCGCCTGCTTCTGCTCCTGGGCTCCAGGCGCCGCTGCCCACCTCTGCTGCGTGGCCTGGTACAGCGCTGGCGCTATGGCCGAGTCTGCCTGCGCTCCCTGCTCTACAACTCCTTCGGGGGCAGTGACACTGCCGTTGATGCTGCCTTTGAGCCTGTCTACTGGCTGGTGGACAACGTGATCCGCTGGTTTGGGGTG GTGTTCGTGGTGCTGGTGATCGTGCTGACGGGCTCTATTGTGGCCATCGCCTATTTGTGTGTCCTTCCCCTCATTCTCCGAACCTACTCAGTGCCACGACTCTGCTGGCATTTCTTCTATAGCCACTGGAATCTGATCCTCATTGTCTTCCACTACTACCAGGCCATCACTACTCCACCTGGGTATCCACCCCAG GGCAGGAATGACATTGCCTCAGTGTCCATCTGTAAGAAGTGTATTTACCCCAAGCCAGCCCGCACACACCACTGCAGCATCTGCAATAG GTGTGTGCTCAAGATGGACCATCACTGCC CTTGGCTAAACAACTGTGTGGGCCACTATAACCATCGGtacttcttctctttctgcttttttatGACTCTGGGCTGTGTCTACTGCAGCTATGGAAGCTGGGACCTCTTCCGGGAGGCTTACGCTGCCATTGAG actTATCATCAGACTCCACCACCCACCTTCTCCTTTCGAGAACGGATGACTCATAAGAGTCTTGTCTACCTCTGGTTCCTGTGCAG TTCTGTGGCGCTTGCCCTGGGTGCGCTAACTATATGGCACGCTGTTCTCATCAGTCGAGGCGAGACCAGCATTGAGAGGCACATCAACAAGAAGGAGAGACGTCGGCTACAGGCCAAGGGCAGA GTATTTAGGAACCCTTACAACTATGGCTGCTTGGACAACTGGAAGGTATTCCTGGGTGTGGACACAGGCAGGTAA
- the ZDHHC16 gene encoding palmitoyltransferase ZDHHC16 isoform X8: MRGHRSLLLGPARLCLRLLLLLGSRRRCPPLLRGLVQRWRYGRVCLRSLLYNSFGGSDTAVDAAFEPVYWLVDNVIRWFGVGRNDIASVSICKKCIYPKPARTHHCSICNRCVLKMDHHCPWLNNCVGHYNHRYFFSFCFFMTLGCVYCSYGSWDLFREAYAAIETYHQTPPPTFSFRERMTHKSLVYLWFLCSSVALALGALTIWHAVLISRGETSIERHINKKERRRLQAKGRVFRNPYNYGCLDNWKVFLGVDTGRHWLTRVLLPSSHLPHGNGMLWEPPPWVAAHSASVMAV; this comes from the exons ATGCGGGGCCATCGGAGCCTGCTACTGGGGCCGGCCCGCCTCTGCCTGCGCCTGCTTCTGCTCCTGGGCTCCAGGCGCCGCTGCCCACCTCTGCTGCGTGGCCTGGTACAGCGCTGGCGCTATGGCCGAGTCTGCCTGCGCTCCCTGCTCTACAACTCCTTCGGGGGCAGTGACACTGCCGTTGATGCTGCCTTTGAGCCTGTCTACTGGCTGGTGGACAACGTGATCCGCTGGTTTGGGGTG GGCAGGAATGACATTGCCTCAGTGTCCATCTGTAAGAAGTGTATTTACCCCAAGCCAGCCCGCACACACCACTGCAGCATCTGCAATAG GTGTGTGCTCAAGATGGACCATCACTGCC CTTGGCTAAACAACTGTGTGGGCCACTATAACCATCGGtacttcttctctttctgcttttttatGACTCTGGGCTGTGTCTACTGCAGCTATGGAAGCTGGGACCTCTTCCGGGAGGCTTACGCTGCCATTGAG actTATCATCAGACTCCACCACCCACCTTCTCCTTTCGAGAACGGATGACTCATAAGAGTCTTGTCTACCTCTGGTTCCTGTGCAG TTCTGTGGCGCTTGCCCTGGGTGCGCTAACTATATGGCACGCTGTTCTCATCAGTCGAGGCGAGACCAGCATTGAGAGGCACATCAACAAGAAGGAGAGACGTCGGCTACAGGCCAAGGGCAGA GTATTTAGGAACCCTTACAACTATGGCTGCTTGGACAACTGGAAGGTATTCCTGGGTGTGGACACAGGCAG GCATTGGCTTACCCGGGTGCTGTTGCCTTCTAGTCACCTGCCCCATGGGAACGGAATGCTCTGGGAGCCACCGCCTTGGGTGGCTGCTCATTCAGCCTCTGTGATGGCTGTGTGA
- the ZDHHC16 gene encoding palmitoyltransferase ZDHHC16 isoform X1, translating into MRGHRSLLLGPARLCLRLLLLLGSRRRCPPLLRGLVQRWRYGRVCLRSLLYNSFGGSDTAVDAAFEPVYWLVDNVIRWFGVVFVVLVIVLTGSIVAIAYLCVLPLILRTYSVPRLCWHFFYSHWNLILIVFHYYQAITTPPGYPPQGRNDIASVSICKKCIYPKPARTHHCSICNRCVLKMDHHCPWLNNCVGHYNHRYFFSFCFFMTLGCVYCSYGSWDLFREAYAAIEKMKQLDKNKLQAVANQTYHQTPPPTFSFRERMTHKSLVYLWFLCSSVALALGALTIWHAVLISRGETSIERHINKKERRRLQAKGRVFRNPYNYGCLDNWKVFLGVDTGRHWLTRVLLPSSHLPHGNGMLWEPPPWVAAHSASVMAV; encoded by the exons ATGCGGGGCCATCGGAGCCTGCTACTGGGGCCGGCCCGCCTCTGCCTGCGCCTGCTTCTGCTCCTGGGCTCCAGGCGCCGCTGCCCACCTCTGCTGCGTGGCCTGGTACAGCGCTGGCGCTATGGCCGAGTCTGCCTGCGCTCCCTGCTCTACAACTCCTTCGGGGGCAGTGACACTGCCGTTGATGCTGCCTTTGAGCCTGTCTACTGGCTGGTGGACAACGTGATCCGCTGGTTTGGGGTG GTGTTCGTGGTGCTGGTGATCGTGCTGACGGGCTCTATTGTGGCCATCGCCTATTTGTGTGTCCTTCCCCTCATTCTCCGAACCTACTCAGTGCCACGACTCTGCTGGCATTTCTTCTATAGCCACTGGAATCTGATCCTCATTGTCTTCCACTACTACCAGGCCATCACTACTCCACCTGGGTATCCACCCCAG GGCAGGAATGACATTGCCTCAGTGTCCATCTGTAAGAAGTGTATTTACCCCAAGCCAGCCCGCACACACCACTGCAGCATCTGCAATAG GTGTGTGCTCAAGATGGACCATCACTGCC CTTGGCTAAACAACTGTGTGGGCCACTATAACCATCGGtacttcttctctttctgcttttttatGACTCTGGGCTGTGTCTACTGCAGCTATGGAAGCTGGGACCTCTTCCGGGAGGCTTACGCTGCCATTGAG AAAATGAAACAGCTCGACAAGAACAAACTACAGGCGGTTGCCAACCAG actTATCATCAGACTCCACCACCCACCTTCTCCTTTCGAGAACGGATGACTCATAAGAGTCTTGTCTACCTCTGGTTCCTGTGCAG TTCTGTGGCGCTTGCCCTGGGTGCGCTAACTATATGGCACGCTGTTCTCATCAGTCGAGGCGAGACCAGCATTGAGAGGCACATCAACAAGAAGGAGAGACGTCGGCTACAGGCCAAGGGCAGA GTATTTAGGAACCCTTACAACTATGGCTGCTTGGACAACTGGAAGGTATTCCTGGGTGTGGACACAGGCAG GCATTGGCTTACCCGGGTGCTGTTGCCTTCTAGTCACCTGCCCCATGGGAACGGAATGCTCTGGGAGCCACCGCCTTGGGTGGCTGCTCATTCAGCCTCTGTGATGGCTGTGTGA
- the ZDHHC16 gene encoding palmitoyltransferase ZDHHC16 isoform X3: MRGHRSLLLGPARLCLRLLLLLGSRRRCPPLLRGLVQRWRYGRVCLRSLLYNSFGGSDTAVDAAFEPVYWLVDNVIRWFGVVFVVLVIVLTGSIVAIAYLCVLPLILRTYSVPRLCWHFFYSHWNLILIVFHYYQAITTPPGYPPQGRNDIASVSICKKCIYPKPARTHHCSICNRCVLKMDHHCPWLNNCVGHYNHRYFFSFCFFMTLGCVYCSYGSWDLFREAYAAIEKMKQLDKNKLQAVANQTYHQTPPPTFSFRERMTHKSLVYLWFLCSSVALALGALTIWHAVLISRGETSIERHINKKERRRLQAKGRVFRNPYNYGCLDNWKVFLGVDTGR, translated from the exons ATGCGGGGCCATCGGAGCCTGCTACTGGGGCCGGCCCGCCTCTGCCTGCGCCTGCTTCTGCTCCTGGGCTCCAGGCGCCGCTGCCCACCTCTGCTGCGTGGCCTGGTACAGCGCTGGCGCTATGGCCGAGTCTGCCTGCGCTCCCTGCTCTACAACTCCTTCGGGGGCAGTGACACTGCCGTTGATGCTGCCTTTGAGCCTGTCTACTGGCTGGTGGACAACGTGATCCGCTGGTTTGGGGTG GTGTTCGTGGTGCTGGTGATCGTGCTGACGGGCTCTATTGTGGCCATCGCCTATTTGTGTGTCCTTCCCCTCATTCTCCGAACCTACTCAGTGCCACGACTCTGCTGGCATTTCTTCTATAGCCACTGGAATCTGATCCTCATTGTCTTCCACTACTACCAGGCCATCACTACTCCACCTGGGTATCCACCCCAG GGCAGGAATGACATTGCCTCAGTGTCCATCTGTAAGAAGTGTATTTACCCCAAGCCAGCCCGCACACACCACTGCAGCATCTGCAATAG GTGTGTGCTCAAGATGGACCATCACTGCC CTTGGCTAAACAACTGTGTGGGCCACTATAACCATCGGtacttcttctctttctgcttttttatGACTCTGGGCTGTGTCTACTGCAGCTATGGAAGCTGGGACCTCTTCCGGGAGGCTTACGCTGCCATTGAG AAAATGAAACAGCTCGACAAGAACAAACTACAGGCGGTTGCCAACCAG actTATCATCAGACTCCACCACCCACCTTCTCCTTTCGAGAACGGATGACTCATAAGAGTCTTGTCTACCTCTGGTTCCTGTGCAG TTCTGTGGCGCTTGCCCTGGGTGCGCTAACTATATGGCACGCTGTTCTCATCAGTCGAGGCGAGACCAGCATTGAGAGGCACATCAACAAGAAGGAGAGACGTCGGCTACAGGCCAAGGGCAGA GTATTTAGGAACCCTTACAACTATGGCTGCTTGGACAACTGGAAGGTATTCCTGGGTGTGGACACAGGCAGGTAA
- the ZDHHC16 gene encoding palmitoyltransferase ZDHHC16 isoform X4, which produces MRGHRSLLLGPARLCLRLLLLLGSRRRCPPLLRGLVQRWRYGRVCLRSLLYNSFGGSDTAVDAAFEPVYWLVDNVIRWFGVVFVVLVIVLTGSIVAIAYLCVLPLILRTYSVPRLCWHFFYSHWNLILIVFHYYQAITTPPGYPPQGRNDIASVSICKKCIYPKPARTHHCSICNSYGSWDLFREAYAAIEKMKQLDKNKLQAVANQTYHQTPPPTFSFRERMTHKSLVYLWFLCSSVALALGALTIWHAVLISRGETSIERHINKKERRRLQAKGRVFRNPYNYGCLDNWKVFLGVDTGRHWLTRVLLPSSHLPHGNGMLWEPPPWVAAHSASVMAV; this is translated from the exons ATGCGGGGCCATCGGAGCCTGCTACTGGGGCCGGCCCGCCTCTGCCTGCGCCTGCTTCTGCTCCTGGGCTCCAGGCGCCGCTGCCCACCTCTGCTGCGTGGCCTGGTACAGCGCTGGCGCTATGGCCGAGTCTGCCTGCGCTCCCTGCTCTACAACTCCTTCGGGGGCAGTGACACTGCCGTTGATGCTGCCTTTGAGCCTGTCTACTGGCTGGTGGACAACGTGATCCGCTGGTTTGGGGTG GTGTTCGTGGTGCTGGTGATCGTGCTGACGGGCTCTATTGTGGCCATCGCCTATTTGTGTGTCCTTCCCCTCATTCTCCGAACCTACTCAGTGCCACGACTCTGCTGGCATTTCTTCTATAGCCACTGGAATCTGATCCTCATTGTCTTCCACTACTACCAGGCCATCACTACTCCACCTGGGTATCCACCCCAG GGCAGGAATGACATTGCCTCAGTGTCCATCTGTAAGAAGTGTATTTACCCCAAGCCAGCCCGCACACACCACTGCAGCATCTGCAATAG CTATGGAAGCTGGGACCTCTTCCGGGAGGCTTACGCTGCCATTGAG AAAATGAAACAGCTCGACAAGAACAAACTACAGGCGGTTGCCAACCAG actTATCATCAGACTCCACCACCCACCTTCTCCTTTCGAGAACGGATGACTCATAAGAGTCTTGTCTACCTCTGGTTCCTGTGCAG TTCTGTGGCGCTTGCCCTGGGTGCGCTAACTATATGGCACGCTGTTCTCATCAGTCGAGGCGAGACCAGCATTGAGAGGCACATCAACAAGAAGGAGAGACGTCGGCTACAGGCCAAGGGCAGA GTATTTAGGAACCCTTACAACTATGGCTGCTTGGACAACTGGAAGGTATTCCTGGGTGTGGACACAGGCAG GCATTGGCTTACCCGGGTGCTGTTGCCTTCTAGTCACCTGCCCCATGGGAACGGAATGCTCTGGGAGCCACCGCCTTGGGTGGCTGCTCATTCAGCCTCTGTGATGGCTGTGTGA
- the ZDHHC16 gene encoding palmitoyltransferase ZDHHC16 isoform X7 yields the protein MRGHRSLLLGPARLCLRLLLLLGSRRRCPPLLRGLVQRWRYGRVCLRSLLYNSFGGSDTAVDAAFEPVYWLVDNVIRWFGVGRNDIASVSICKKCIYPKPARTHHCSICNRCVLKMDHHCPWLNNCVGHYNHRYFFSFCFFMTLGCVYCSYGSWDLFREAYAAIEKMKQLDKNKLQAVANQTYHQTPPPTFSFRERMTHKSLVYLWFLCSSVALALGALTIWHAVLISRGETSIERHINKKERRRLQAKGRVFRNPYNYGCLDNWKVFLGVDTGRHWLTRVLLPSSHLPHGNGMLWEPPPWVAAHSASVMAV from the exons ATGCGGGGCCATCGGAGCCTGCTACTGGGGCCGGCCCGCCTCTGCCTGCGCCTGCTTCTGCTCCTGGGCTCCAGGCGCCGCTGCCCACCTCTGCTGCGTGGCCTGGTACAGCGCTGGCGCTATGGCCGAGTCTGCCTGCGCTCCCTGCTCTACAACTCCTTCGGGGGCAGTGACACTGCCGTTGATGCTGCCTTTGAGCCTGTCTACTGGCTGGTGGACAACGTGATCCGCTGGTTTGGGGTG GGCAGGAATGACATTGCCTCAGTGTCCATCTGTAAGAAGTGTATTTACCCCAAGCCAGCCCGCACACACCACTGCAGCATCTGCAATAG GTGTGTGCTCAAGATGGACCATCACTGCC CTTGGCTAAACAACTGTGTGGGCCACTATAACCATCGGtacttcttctctttctgcttttttatGACTCTGGGCTGTGTCTACTGCAGCTATGGAAGCTGGGACCTCTTCCGGGAGGCTTACGCTGCCATTGAG AAAATGAAACAGCTCGACAAGAACAAACTACAGGCGGTTGCCAACCAG actTATCATCAGACTCCACCACCCACCTTCTCCTTTCGAGAACGGATGACTCATAAGAGTCTTGTCTACCTCTGGTTCCTGTGCAG TTCTGTGGCGCTTGCCCTGGGTGCGCTAACTATATGGCACGCTGTTCTCATCAGTCGAGGCGAGACCAGCATTGAGAGGCACATCAACAAGAAGGAGAGACGTCGGCTACAGGCCAAGGGCAGA GTATTTAGGAACCCTTACAACTATGGCTGCTTGGACAACTGGAAGGTATTCCTGGGTGTGGACACAGGCAG GCATTGGCTTACCCGGGTGCTGTTGCCTTCTAGTCACCTGCCCCATGGGAACGGAATGCTCTGGGAGCCACCGCCTTGGGTGGCTGCTCATTCAGCCTCTGTGATGGCTGTGTGA
- the ZDHHC16 gene encoding palmitoyltransferase ZDHHC16 isoform X2: protein MRGHRSLLLGPARLCLRLLLLLGSRRRCPPLLRGLVQRWRYGRVCLRSLLYNSFGGSDTAVDAAFEPVYWLVDNVIRWFGVVFVVLVIVLTGSIVAIAYLCVLPLILRTYSVPRLCWHFFYSHWNLILIVFHYYQAITTPPGYPPQGRNDIASVSICKKCIYPKPARTHHCSICNRCVLKMDHHCPWLNNCVGHYNHRYFFSFCFFMTLGCVYCSYGSWDLFREAYAAIETYHQTPPPTFSFRERMTHKSLVYLWFLCSSVALALGALTIWHAVLISRGETSIERHINKKERRRLQAKGRVFRNPYNYGCLDNWKVFLGVDTGRHWLTRVLLPSSHLPHGNGMLWEPPPWVAAHSASVMAV from the exons ATGCGGGGCCATCGGAGCCTGCTACTGGGGCCGGCCCGCCTCTGCCTGCGCCTGCTTCTGCTCCTGGGCTCCAGGCGCCGCTGCCCACCTCTGCTGCGTGGCCTGGTACAGCGCTGGCGCTATGGCCGAGTCTGCCTGCGCTCCCTGCTCTACAACTCCTTCGGGGGCAGTGACACTGCCGTTGATGCTGCCTTTGAGCCTGTCTACTGGCTGGTGGACAACGTGATCCGCTGGTTTGGGGTG GTGTTCGTGGTGCTGGTGATCGTGCTGACGGGCTCTATTGTGGCCATCGCCTATTTGTGTGTCCTTCCCCTCATTCTCCGAACCTACTCAGTGCCACGACTCTGCTGGCATTTCTTCTATAGCCACTGGAATCTGATCCTCATTGTCTTCCACTACTACCAGGCCATCACTACTCCACCTGGGTATCCACCCCAG GGCAGGAATGACATTGCCTCAGTGTCCATCTGTAAGAAGTGTATTTACCCCAAGCCAGCCCGCACACACCACTGCAGCATCTGCAATAG GTGTGTGCTCAAGATGGACCATCACTGCC CTTGGCTAAACAACTGTGTGGGCCACTATAACCATCGGtacttcttctctttctgcttttttatGACTCTGGGCTGTGTCTACTGCAGCTATGGAAGCTGGGACCTCTTCCGGGAGGCTTACGCTGCCATTGAG actTATCATCAGACTCCACCACCCACCTTCTCCTTTCGAGAACGGATGACTCATAAGAGTCTTGTCTACCTCTGGTTCCTGTGCAG TTCTGTGGCGCTTGCCCTGGGTGCGCTAACTATATGGCACGCTGTTCTCATCAGTCGAGGCGAGACCAGCATTGAGAGGCACATCAACAAGAAGGAGAGACGTCGGCTACAGGCCAAGGGCAGA GTATTTAGGAACCCTTACAACTATGGCTGCTTGGACAACTGGAAGGTATTCCTGGGTGTGGACACAGGCAG GCATTGGCTTACCCGGGTGCTGTTGCCTTCTAGTCACCTGCCCCATGGGAACGGAATGCTCTGGGAGCCACCGCCTTGGGTGGCTGCTCATTCAGCCTCTGTGATGGCTGTGTGA